The following are encoded in a window of Neomicrococcus lactis genomic DNA:
- a CDS encoding LppM family (lipo)protein, with protein MKKTAKILPLLVAVMFLLTGCVKLNMDFVVRADDTADLAMVMAVKKDVLNGQSVDDFLQQFGNGADPFEDLPAEAKRETYSDDTYEGYKVSMLNQPLKDVMNESATNANGKIEHRDGKFFVETTSLDMGENASQAKTMFSEATMSFAFPGKIVNATEGGVIEGNKVTYQIFDLPNGTVLKIEAEDGTGPNLTLLWWVLGALAVLLIAGLVWFLLRRNRKDDAAASIPAEADGNTAVVSDDIPALPDHEPRRAESSEKNTP; from the coding sequence ATGAAAAAGACGGCGAAAATCCTCCCACTACTTGTGGCGGTGATGTTCCTATTGACTGGCTGCGTCAAACTCAACATGGATTTTGTGGTTCGCGCCGATGATACGGCTGACCTGGCCATGGTGATGGCCGTTAAGAAAGACGTGCTGAACGGTCAATCCGTTGATGACTTCTTGCAGCAATTTGGCAACGGTGCCGATCCTTTTGAAGACCTTCCTGCCGAGGCGAAAAGGGAAACGTATTCGGATGACACTTATGAGGGCTACAAAGTCAGCATGTTGAATCAGCCATTGAAGGACGTCATGAACGAGTCCGCTACCAACGCCAACGGCAAGATTGAACATCGCGATGGCAAGTTCTTTGTGGAAACCACGTCGCTCGACATGGGTGAGAACGCTAGTCAAGCCAAGACGATGTTCTCCGAGGCCACCATGTCCTTTGCCTTCCCCGGCAAGATCGTCAATGCCACAGAAGGCGGCGTCATTGAGGGCAACAAGGTGACCTATCAGATCTTCGATCTTCCCAACGGCACTGTGCTCAAGATCGAGGCCGAAGACGGCACCGGCCCTAACCTCACGTTGCTGTGGTGGGTACTCGGTGCGCTCGCAGTACTGCTAATTGCTGGCTTGGTCTGGTTCCTCTTGCGCCGTAATAGGAAGGACGACGCCGCAGCTTCCATCCCAGCGGAGGCCGACGGAAATACCGCAGTGGTGAGCGATGACATTCCGGCATTGCCGGACCATGAGCCTCGGCGCGCGGAGTCATCGGAGAAGAACACCCCATAA
- a CDS encoding eCIS core domain-containing protein produces the protein MRFSHVLRAGCNTLNLTTPLGTILASLTHCDLELGPDGLILAKNYERRFPVAGAFTVGNVIFFRPHYTDPREVPELMAHEARHSWQYVFCLGLPFLPLYFASVAWSLLRTGDPASRNPFERHAGLQAGGYREQPTRSLVAALRTRRHPTSTTGPSERRPL, from the coding sequence GTGCGCTTTTCACATGTGCTGCGGGCGGGATGCAATACGCTCAACCTGACAACGCCGCTGGGCACGATCCTCGCGTCGCTCACGCACTGTGACCTGGAGCTTGGGCCCGATGGGCTCATCTTGGCGAAAAATTATGAGCGCCGCTTCCCCGTCGCTGGAGCGTTCACCGTGGGAAACGTCATCTTCTTTAGGCCGCACTACACGGACCCTCGCGAAGTTCCAGAACTCATGGCACACGAAGCGCGCCACTCGTGGCAGTACGTCTTTTGCCTCGGCTTACCGTTCTTGCCACTGTATTTCGCGTCGGTCGCGTGGTCCTTGCTCCGCACCGGAGACCCCGCCTCCAGGAATCCATTTGAACGTCATGCTGGACTTCAAGCCGGCGGGTATCGTGAACAACCCACTCGAAGTTTGGTCGCGGCCCTGCGGACCCGACGTCACCCCACCTCAACAACAGGCCCCTCTGAAAGGCGACCATTATGA
- a CDS encoding SIMPL domain-containing protein: protein MSPNISTAPANTITVRGTGFAMSAPDKATVYIPLEARADNAAAAYENVSKVAQQVVPEISSAAPTARISTASIALNTDVQWIDNSSVLAGYISNVTVTATDVPLTGVSQVLSAVVRSGGDGARIGGIEYSSSTVGEVLSEAREEAFQDAFRKAEQLAGLAQKTLGGVVRILEDVEPSSPIRFARESKTVASYSADMPVLGGELTHSVDLQVEFELL from the coding sequence ATGAGCCCCAACATTTCAACAGCACCGGCAAACACCATCACCGTGCGAGGCACCGGATTTGCCATGTCTGCACCTGACAAGGCCACTGTTTATATTCCGTTGGAAGCTCGTGCGGACAATGCCGCAGCCGCCTACGAAAACGTGTCCAAGGTGGCCCAACAGGTAGTTCCAGAAATCAGCTCGGCCGCGCCAACCGCGAGAATTTCCACCGCCTCGATCGCTTTGAACACAGACGTGCAATGGATCGATAACAGCTCTGTGCTGGCGGGCTACATTTCCAATGTCACGGTGACGGCAACGGACGTGCCATTGACGGGCGTCTCTCAGGTCCTGTCCGCCGTGGTGCGTTCCGGTGGTGACGGTGCACGAATCGGTGGAATTGAATACTCCTCCTCAACAGTGGGCGAGGTACTCAGTGAAGCCCGCGAAGAGGCGTTTCAGGATGCTTTCCGCAAAGCCGAACAGCTTGCTGGTCTGGCACAGAAAACGCTCGGCGGTGTGGTGCGAATTCTTGAAGACGTGGAGCCATCCTCCCCTATCCGCTTCGCCAGGGAATCTAAGACAGTTGCGAGCTATTCAGCGGACATGCCCGTACTGGGTGGCGAACTGACCCACAGCGTTGATCTGCAGGTGGAGTTCGAGCTGCTCTAG
- a CDS encoding pyroglutamyl-peptidase I, translated as MILLTGFEPFGEHDTNPSRQAVQIAARELAQRGTDVSAEILPVTFEGSSRVLRELVDSRDWELIVCVGVAGGRDKVSLERVAINVDDARIPDNDGASPIDEPIAADGPDAYFSRLPLKRGLVAIQEAGIPVEVSNTAGTYVCNHVFYELMHALRDQPEIPAGFVHIPVAEMLSAQDAATALVALVETTLRARRSQLKDLKVSAGAEH; from the coding sequence GTGATTCTTTTGACAGGATTTGAGCCTTTCGGCGAACATGACACGAACCCCAGCCGCCAAGCAGTGCAGATCGCAGCCAGGGAATTGGCTCAGCGCGGTACTGACGTCAGCGCTGAAATTTTGCCCGTCACTTTTGAGGGATCGTCCCGAGTGCTTCGCGAACTCGTGGATTCGCGCGACTGGGAACTTATCGTCTGCGTGGGAGTTGCCGGCGGACGCGACAAGGTGAGCCTGGAACGCGTGGCCATCAACGTTGATGATGCACGTATTCCTGACAACGACGGCGCTTCGCCCATCGATGAGCCAATTGCTGCGGACGGCCCGGATGCCTACTTCTCACGTTTGCCTCTGAAGCGTGGACTCGTGGCGATTCAGGAGGCAGGTATTCCCGTTGAGGTTTCCAATACGGCGGGCACCTACGTCTGTAACCACGTGTTCTATGAACTCATGCACGCGCTGCGGGACCAGCCAGAGATCCCGGCAGGCTTCGTGCATATTCCGGTTGCGGAAATGCTGAGCGCGCAGGATGCGGCGACAGCCCTCGTAGCGCTGGTTGAAACGACCCTCCGCGCCCGGCGCTCCCAGCTCAAGGACCTCAAAGTCTCAGCTGGTGCCGAACACTAG
- a CDS encoding SGNH/GDSL hydrolase family protein, translating to MGKLGKIVLAVSLVFNALGLIAVVMYVSHVGPRTVAEQAGILEPRRPAFQTYADERFNDLPGADILIIGDSLVEQGRWSELLDRPVANRGMYGARTAEITSWASKIKEETRTVVVWAGTNDAPGHDSFANDYDRLLSTIEAATDARIIAITAPPTTLLDVSSVNAIIKSVSAKHGATVLDVTEIFQNGNLHALDGLHLNGAGYVQVSALLQREIETE from the coding sequence ATGGGTAAGTTGGGGAAGATCGTGTTAGCCGTTTCGTTGGTTTTCAACGCACTTGGACTCATAGCCGTCGTTATGTATGTTTCGCACGTAGGGCCACGCACCGTAGCGGAGCAAGCGGGGATCTTAGAACCGCGTCGTCCAGCATTTCAAACATATGCAGACGAACGCTTCAACGATCTCCCTGGTGCAGACATTCTGATCATTGGTGACTCGCTCGTCGAACAAGGTCGCTGGAGCGAGTTACTTGACCGGCCGGTCGCCAACCGTGGGATGTACGGGGCACGAACAGCAGAAATTACGAGTTGGGCCTCGAAGATCAAAGAGGAAACCAGGACTGTGGTTGTGTGGGCTGGCACCAACGATGCACCGGGCCATGATTCTTTTGCGAACGATTATGACCGCTTACTTTCAACCATTGAGGCCGCCACCGACGCTCGGATCATTGCCATAACGGCACCACCAACAACGCTTCTGGATGTCAGCTCGGTCAACGCAATAATCAAATCCGTCTCGGCAAAGCACGGAGCGACCGTTCTCGATGTCACCGAGATCTTCCAGAATGGAAATCTTCATGCCTTGGATGGTCTGCACTTGAATGGCGCGGGCTATGTTCAAGTTTCAGCGCTCCTGCAACGAGAGATTGAAACCGAATAG
- a CDS encoding bleomycin resistance protein translates to MAILQSSAAVFPVSDLERAVKHYELLGFRVTTYAGEEAYAYARRDHINLHFWEFDELDPLKNFSSVFVYVDDADRLAEEWQNATSTLEYECPTMLPQNTEYNLREGAHVDGDGNLIRFAHSLEAD, encoded by the coding sequence ATGGCTATTCTGCAATCCTCAGCAGCTGTCTTTCCGGTGTCTGATCTTGAGCGCGCCGTCAAGCACTATGAGCTCCTCGGCTTCCGCGTCACCACTTACGCAGGCGAAGAGGCATACGCGTATGCACGCCGCGATCACATCAATCTCCACTTCTGGGAGTTTGACGAACTCGACCCACTGAAGAACTTCTCGTCAGTCTTCGTCTACGTCGATGACGCGGATCGTCTGGCCGAAGAATGGCAAAACGCCACCTCAACACTCGAGTACGAATGCCCCACCATGTTGCCGCAAAACACGGAGTACAACCTCCGCGAGGGCGCTCACGTGGACGGGGACGGAAACCTCATCCGCTTTGCGCACTCGCTCGAAGCTGACTAA
- a CDS encoding (deoxy)nucleoside triphosphate pyrophosphohydrolase codes for MSNLKQIVGAAIVDSLAAPSRLLVARRSAPPSLAGMWEFPGGKVEPGETCEAGLEREIREELGVAVTLGSELEGPLEQGWQLNPGAAMRVWFAEIADEGVPEPLEDHDELRWLSLETEEVLELDWIPADYPILRELLRRVS; via the coding sequence ATGTCTAATCTCAAACAGATTGTTGGCGCCGCGATTGTTGACTCACTCGCGGCGCCAAGCCGTTTATTGGTAGCACGCCGTTCTGCGCCGCCGTCCCTTGCGGGCATGTGGGAATTCCCTGGTGGAAAAGTGGAACCGGGGGAGACCTGCGAAGCCGGGTTGGAGCGCGAGATTCGCGAAGAGCTCGGTGTGGCCGTGACTCTCGGTTCTGAACTCGAAGGTCCGCTAGAACAAGGCTGGCAACTGAATCCAGGCGCGGCCATGCGCGTGTGGTTTGCCGAGATTGCTGACGAGGGCGTTCCCGAGCCACTTGAAGATCACGATGAACTGCGGTGGCTCTCGCTCGAGACAGAAGAAGTTCTCGAACTCGACTGGATCCCTGCCGACTATCCGATTCTGCGGGAGCTATTGCGGCGCGTGAGCTGA
- a CDS encoding cation diffusion facilitator family transporter, which translates to MAASGGTKAVVAALAANLTIALFKFVAYFLTLSSSMLAEAIHSVADSGNQVLLLVGGKRATKQASPQHPFGYGRERYIYSFIVAIVLFSVGGLFALYEAYQKWQHPHGIEGEWWWVPLAVLVGAIIAESLSFRTAIIESNHVRGKRTWGQFIKTAKSPELPVILLEDFGALLGLIFALAGVSLTLVTGNGIFDALGTGMIGVLLVIIAIVLAVETKSLLLGESATKENVRSIENAIQADGTEIIHLKTLHLGPEELLVAAKISVPAHASGQQIAEAIDNAEKRIRDEVPIARIIYLEPDIKREDIAAQNV; encoded by the coding sequence ATGGCTGCTTCAGGGGGCACCAAAGCGGTTGTCGCGGCACTCGCCGCTAACTTGACGATCGCACTGTTTAAATTCGTTGCGTATTTCTTGACGCTCTCGTCATCGATGCTCGCGGAAGCTATTCACTCGGTCGCTGACTCCGGTAACCAGGTGCTTTTGCTGGTTGGCGGCAAGAGGGCTACCAAGCAGGCCAGCCCGCAACACCCGTTCGGCTACGGTCGCGAGCGCTACATTTACTCGTTCATCGTCGCCATCGTGCTGTTCTCTGTGGGCGGCCTGTTTGCGCTGTATGAGGCTTACCAGAAGTGGCAGCATCCGCACGGTATTGAAGGTGAATGGTGGTGGGTGCCGCTTGCCGTTCTGGTAGGTGCGATCATCGCGGAGAGCCTATCCTTCCGTACGGCCATCATCGAGTCCAATCATGTGCGCGGTAAGCGGACGTGGGGGCAGTTCATCAAAACGGCCAAGTCTCCCGAACTTCCCGTGATTTTGCTTGAAGACTTCGGTGCGTTGCTCGGCCTGATCTTTGCACTGGCAGGTGTTTCGCTGACGCTCGTGACGGGTAACGGCATTTTTGACGCTCTCGGCACCGGCATGATTGGTGTGTTGCTGGTGATCATCGCGATCGTCTTGGCAGTGGAGACAAAGTCATTGTTGCTCGGTGAGTCTGCAACTAAGGAAAACGTGCGCTCCATCGAGAATGCGATTCAGGCGGACGGCACCGAGATCATTCACCTCAAAACCCTGCACTTGGGTCCTGAGGAGCTCTTGGTAGCGGCCAAGATTTCTGTTCCGGCTCATGCCAGTGGACAGCAGATTGCGGAAGCGATCGATAACGCCGAGAAGCGTATTCGTGACGAGGTACCGATTGCTCGCATTATTTATCTAGAGCCAGACATCAAGCGCGAGGATATCGCAGCACAGAATGTCTAA
- a CDS encoding TrmH family RNA methyltransferase, producing the protein MSFGNHEVMSNPRADRVRDVARLSTAKERSKRGEFLAEGPQAIREALRRHHALEAAGEPGIVQAVYATSVGLDRLDELNDLRNRPLVREVTPEVLIAMADTVTPQGMVAVCRTETISIEELVARKPKLIAVLCRVQDPGNAGTILRAADAAGADALIITSESVDIFNPKAVRSTVGSLFHVPVATGVSVTDLAAVFGPAGIQILAADGYGSLDLDELQEESVRRRWLTSSESAPDAGGGAEEGGVVVLDNPTAWLFGNEARGLSEEELALSDARVAVPLYGIAESLNVGTAATVCLYASARAQRRANK; encoded by the coding sequence ATGTCTTTCGGAAATCATGAAGTGATGTCCAATCCTCGCGCTGATCGCGTCCGGGATGTTGCGCGATTGAGCACGGCGAAGGAGCGTTCCAAGCGAGGCGAGTTCCTGGCTGAGGGCCCGCAGGCAATCCGTGAAGCGCTGCGCCGTCACCACGCGTTGGAGGCCGCCGGGGAGCCGGGCATTGTTCAGGCTGTCTATGCCACGAGCGTGGGGTTGGACCGTCTGGATGAGCTGAATGATCTGCGGAACCGTCCGCTGGTTCGTGAAGTCACGCCAGAAGTGCTCATTGCCATGGCTGACACCGTCACGCCGCAGGGCATGGTTGCGGTGTGCCGCACAGAGACGATTTCTATCGAAGAGCTCGTGGCGCGCAAGCCCAAGCTCATTGCTGTGCTGTGCCGCGTGCAGGATCCCGGAAACGCTGGCACTATTTTGCGTGCCGCCGATGCTGCCGGCGCGGACGCCCTGATCATCACGAGCGAGAGCGTGGACATCTTCAATCCCAAGGCCGTTCGCTCCACCGTTGGTTCGTTGTTCCACGTTCCTGTGGCCACCGGCGTGAGCGTGACTGACCTAGCGGCAGTGTTCGGGCCCGCTGGCATTCAGATTCTTGCCGCGGACGGTTACGGGTCCTTGGATTTGGATGAGCTACAGGAAGAGAGCGTACGACGACGCTGGCTCACCTCAAGCGAGTCCGCTCCGGACGCAGGGGGAGGGGCGGAGGAGGGTGGCGTCGTCGTCCTCGATAATCCAACCGCGTGGCTCTTCGGTAACGAAGCCCGTGGTTTGAGCGAAGAAGAATTGGCACTTTCTGACGCACGCGTGGCCGTGCCTTTGTACGGAATCGCGGAATCTCTCAACGTGGGTACCGCTGCAACCGTGTGCCTCTATGCCTCGGCGCGCGCTCAGCGCCGTGCAAACAAATAA
- the rplT gene encoding 50S ribosomal protein L20, producing MARVKRAVNAHKKRRVVLERAKGYRGQRSRLYRKAKEQLLHSYVYSFNDRRKRKGDFRRLWIQRINAASRANGMTYNRLIQGLKAAEVEVDRRMLAELAVSDANAFTALVKIAKDALPADVNAPADKTAMKASSAKATKAAAVKVVSAAPAAKAEVKDEAPAASSTKSEIAGAVKAVDGEAAPEGFVVKGNSQSNKYHVPGSTWYEQTQAEYWFESIEAAKAAGFEPAGGEARQQMPEA from the coding sequence GTGGCACGTGTGAAGCGGGCGGTCAACGCCCACAAGAAGCGTCGCGTCGTTCTGGAACGCGCAAAGGGCTACCGCGGACAGCGTTCCCGCTTGTACCGCAAGGCTAAGGAGCAGTTGCTCCACTCGTACGTTTACAGCTTCAATGACCGCCGTAAGCGTAAGGGTGACTTCCGTCGCTTGTGGATCCAGCGCATCAACGCTGCATCCCGCGCCAACGGCATGACCTACAACCGTCTCATCCAGGGCCTCAAGGCTGCTGAGGTTGAGGTTGACCGCCGCATGCTTGCTGAGTTGGCTGTTTCTGACGCCAACGCTTTCACCGCATTGGTGAAGATTGCAAAGGACGCTCTTCCAGCAGACGTTAACGCTCCAGCTGACAAGACCGCCATGAAGGCTTCTTCCGCTAAGGCAACGAAGGCTGCTGCCGTCAAGGTTGTTTCCGCAGCTCCTGCTGCTAAGGCTGAAGTAAAGGATGAGGCTCCTGCAGCTTCGTCCACCAAGTCTGAGATCGCTGGCGCCGTCAAGGCTGTTGACGGTGAAGCAGCTCCTGAAGGATTCGTCGTCAAGGGCAACTCTCAGTCCAACAAGTACCACGTTCCAGGCTCCACCTGGTACGAGCAGACCCAGGCTGAGTACTGGTTCGAGTCCATCGAAGCCGCCAAGGCTGCTGGCTTCGAGCCAGCCGGTGGCGAAGCTCGCCAGCAGATGCCAGAGGCCTAA
- the rpmI gene encoding 50S ribosomal protein L35, translating to MPKFKTHSGAKKRFKLTGSGKLKRQQANRRHYLEHKPSTLTRRLASDRIVSKADTKTIKRMLGL from the coding sequence ATGCCGAAGTTCAAGACCCACAGTGGCGCCAAGAAGCGCTTCAAACTCACCGGTTCCGGCAAGCTGAAGCGCCAGCAGGCTAACCGTCGTCACTACCTCGAGCACAAGCCATCGACGTTGACCCGTCGTCTTGCGAGCGATCGCATCGTCTCGAAGGCAGACACCAAGACCATCAAGCGGATGCTCGGTCTCTAA
- the infC gene encoding translation initiation factor IF-3, with the protein MVGPNGEQAGIQPIEVALRLALEADLDLVEVAPNANPPVCKLMDFGKYKYEAAVKAREARKNQTNTILKEIRFRLKIDKHDYETKTGHAMRFLGAGDKVKAMIQFRGREQQRPEMGIRLLEKFAEDVASVGIVESSPRIDGRNMVMVIGPLKNKAEAKAEARRQAQRENDRAKANGEKAKIDTENPESIGQTMGDSLSEDMLAKLAAVSGADAEVAETEAADATAVEATETETPAETVEAPSAEAKAEEEKPKAFEVPKFELDPSMPPLPPRAQTRPSSRPSAASPRAAGVTKAAPGGGRSSGPRSTGSRPSTGGPRGDRPERSDRPERSDRTDRSASAPRQDRSERPASAPRPASAPRPASAASASPAAAPKPSVASNSSAMPKPSASAAKPAAPKPVGAPKPAPKPAAAAKPAARPDSKPAPKPKSDS; encoded by the coding sequence TTGGTTGGGCCAAACGGCGAGCAGGCCGGCATCCAGCCGATTGAAGTAGCTCTTCGCCTGGCCCTTGAGGCTGATCTTGATTTGGTGGAGGTGGCACCTAACGCCAACCCTCCTGTGTGCAAGTTGATGGACTTTGGCAAGTACAAGTACGAAGCCGCTGTCAAGGCGCGCGAGGCGCGTAAGAACCAGACGAACACGATCCTCAAAGAGATCCGTTTCCGTCTGAAGATCGACAAGCACGATTACGAGACCAAGACCGGTCACGCGATGCGCTTCTTGGGCGCCGGTGACAAGGTCAAGGCCATGATTCAGTTCCGTGGCCGTGAGCAGCAGCGTCCGGAGATGGGCATTCGCTTGCTTGAAAAGTTTGCTGAAGACGTTGCTTCGGTAGGCATTGTTGAGTCCAGCCCGCGCATCGATGGCCGCAACATGGTCATGGTGATCGGCCCGCTCAAGAACAAGGCCGAAGCTAAGGCTGAAGCTCGTCGTCAGGCTCAGCGCGAAAATGATCGCGCAAAGGCAAATGGCGAAAAGGCGAAGATCGACACGGAAAACCCGGAAAGCATCGGGCAGACCATGGGAGATTCGCTGTCTGAGGACATGCTGGCGAAGCTCGCAGCTGTGTCCGGCGCTGACGCTGAGGTTGCTGAAACCGAAGCTGCAGATGCCACCGCAGTTGAAGCCACTGAGACTGAGACCCCTGCCGAAACGGTAGAGGCACCATCAGCAGAAGCTAAGGCTGAGGAAGAAAAGCCAAAGGCGTTTGAGGTTCCAAAGTTCGAGCTCGATCCGTCGATGCCACCTTTGCCTCCTCGCGCTCAGACGCGTCCTTCGTCTCGTCCGTCTGCCGCTTCACCGCGTGCAGCAGGCGTCACCAAGGCTGCTCCAGGCGGCGGACGCTCGTCCGGACCGCGTTCCACGGGATCGCGTCCATCGACGGGTGGTCCACGTGGAGATCGTCCGGAACGTTCCGATCGTCCAGAGCGTTCGGATCGTACGGACCGTTCGGCAAGCGCACCACGTCAGGACCGCTCTGAGCGTCCGGCAAGTGCACCGCGTCCGGCATCGGCTCCACGTCCAGCCAGCGCAGCATCTGCTAGCCCGGCTGCAGCGCCAAAGCCAAGCGTCGCATCGAATTCAAGCGCCATGCCGAAGCCTTCGGCTAGCGCAGCGAAGCCAGCGGCTCCTAAGCCAGTCGGAGCTCCTAAGCCGGCCCCGAAGCCAGCAGCCGCAGCTAAGCCTGCTGCTCGCCCGGACTCGAAGCCAGCACCTAAGCCAAAGTCTGATTCCTAA
- a CDS encoding DUF1844 domain-containing protein: MTSPSESRFEFDAAAHQETHAHTAPHPSASATDADKIRDISEVPAVEVITTAAVHLMSAAAVKLGLAEGADAEELKDLDEARKLITALAGLITAGAPEVGNQHARPLRDGLRTLQLAFREASIIPDEPGKGPGEKFTGPVN; this comes from the coding sequence ATGACTTCACCTTCCGAATCCCGTTTTGAGTTCGACGCCGCAGCTCACCAAGAGACGCACGCTCACACCGCTCCACACCCGTCTGCATCCGCTACGGATGCGGACAAGATCCGCGATATTTCGGAGGTGCCCGCTGTCGAGGTGATTACGACGGCGGCAGTGCACTTGATGAGCGCCGCAGCAGTGAAGCTCGGTCTTGCCGAAGGCGCAGACGCTGAAGAGCTCAAGGACCTCGACGAGGCTCGCAAGCTCATCACCGCCCTCGCTGGCCTGATTACCGCTGGCGCTCCTGAAGTTGGAAACCAGCACGCACGTCCATTGCGCGATGGCCTGCGCACGCTGCAGCTCGCCTTCCGCGAAGCCTCGATCATCCCTGATGAGCCAGGCAAGGGTCCCGGCGAAAAGTTCACCGGTCCTGTCAACTAA
- a CDS encoding MFS transporter → MNFERYKEVLAIPGVPLLLFVGLIARFPHAAAGVMLTLHVAQTLGMDWASAGLAGAIFTIGIAIGSPWRGRSIDMKGLRKALIPSIISEVTVWSIAPHVSFQWLLLLVFVGGVFALPVFSVMRQALSIMARGHKRRSAYALDAIVTEIVFMTGPGVAALVATMISSVVGLTAIGIASSLAGVVLMIANPPMRSGDGTFPEDDTADQGAFNEVTASTTMGGAATASADVSDEVAAVTGTIPVQRPLSPRQRRLQKMRHRVRRQVGSKVTSQFGWVTPAVLGLLVISAAAGLLFAGSDVDIVAVSGAANQSSQLWIVFVFWSGASLIGGLIYGAQSRRINPVWLLLAMAAFTIPALMADNVWQLGLLLILPGLVCAPLLSSASEKLADIVDEERRGEAMGWYGSAMTAGSAIGAPGAGIFIDTLGPGHGFMAVGVAGVILALVAIFAGKARRRRLAS, encoded by the coding sequence TTGAATTTCGAGCGCTATAAAGAAGTCCTCGCCATCCCCGGCGTTCCATTGCTGTTGTTCGTGGGTCTCATTGCACGCTTCCCACACGCGGCCGCCGGCGTCATGCTCACGCTGCATGTCGCGCAGACGCTCGGCATGGACTGGGCGAGTGCTGGACTGGCCGGTGCCATCTTTACGATCGGCATCGCAATCGGCTCCCCATGGCGCGGCCGCTCGATCGACATGAAGGGACTGCGCAAAGCGCTCATCCCGTCCATCATTTCTGAAGTCACCGTGTGGAGCATCGCCCCGCACGTCAGCTTCCAGTGGCTCTTGCTTTTGGTCTTCGTAGGCGGCGTCTTTGCCCTGCCGGTCTTCTCCGTCATGCGCCAAGCGCTCAGCATCATGGCGCGCGGTCACAAGCGCCGCTCCGCCTACGCGTTGGACGCGATCGTCACCGAAATTGTCTTCATGACCGGCCCCGGAGTCGCCGCACTCGTGGCCACCATGATCTCCAGTGTGGTGGGCCTGACGGCAATCGGTATCGCCAGCTCGCTCGCTGGCGTGGTTCTCATGATCGCCAATCCGCCGATGCGCTCCGGTGACGGAACCTTCCCAGAGGATGACACCGCGGATCAGGGCGCCTTCAACGAGGTCACGGCATCCACCACGATGGGCGGTGCAGCCACCGCTAGCGCCGATGTTTCTGACGAAGTCGCAGCGGTCACGGGCACCATCCCCGTGCAACGCCCACTCTCTCCACGGCAGCGCCGCTTGCAGAAGATGCGGCATCGAGTGCGTCGCCAAGTCGGTAGCAAGGTGACGTCGCAGTTTGGTTGGGTGACGCCTGCCGTCCTGGGACTTTTGGTCATTTCCGCCGCCGCGGGACTGCTCTTCGCAGGTTCCGACGTGGACATCGTAGCCGTCAGTGGTGCAGCGAATCAGTCGTCCCAGCTGTGGATCGTGTTCGTCTTTTGGTCCGGCGCTTCCCTCATTGGTGGCCTGATCTATGGGGCACAGTCGCGGCGCATCAACCCCGTGTGGTTGCTGTTGGCGATGGCCGCTTTCACTATTCCCGCGCTGATGGCCGATAACGTCTGGCAGCTCGGGTTGCTCCTCATTTTGCCCGGCTTGGTGTGCGCACCACTGTTGTCTTCGGCCTCTGAGAAGCTCGCGGACATCGTGGACGAAGAACGTCGGGGCGAGGCCATGGGCTGGTACGGCTCGGCCATGACGGCAGGTTCAGCGATCGGTGCTCCAGGCGCTGGCATCTTCATCGATACTTTGGGTCCCGGTCACGGATTCATGGCGGTAGGCGTCGCGGGCGTCATTCTTGCGTTGGTTGCCATTTTTGCCGGTAAAGCACGACGCCGCCGGCTCGCTTCGTGA